GGGTTGACGTGGAAGAGTTCCTGAAAGTACACAAAACCGTGGTTGTGCCCGTTGGAAGCTGCGAGCAACACGGTCCCCACTTGCCATTAGACACGGACGCCTATGATGCCTTTTGGCTTTCTTTAAAGGCTGCTGAAAAAGCGGAATGCACCCTTGTAGCTCCACCCATATATTACGGCGTTTCACTGCACCACATGGACTTTCCCGGAACAATAACACTGAACCCGCAAACCCTCGAGCAAATAGCCTATGAAATAGGCATGTGCCTAACAAAGCATGGATTCACGAAAATACTTTTCGAAAACGGCCATGGCGGAAACACTCCAGCCTTGGAAGCTGCAGCCCAGAGGATTAAGGCTGAAACGACCGCTTTTGTGGCCATTGACACTGTCAGCCTTATACCAGACTTCATAGACCAGTTTATAGAAACTCCCTATGACGCGCATGCCGGAGAGTTTGAAACCTCCACAACACTGGCCAACCGCGAAAACGCAGTTGTCAAAGAAAGAATCACAAAGCCGAGGCTGACTCTTCCAAAGTCAAAGTACACGAAAATTGGACTGAAGGAGGCTGGACCAAAAGTTTCATGGGCTTTCAGAACAAGAGAAATAAGCAGCACCGGCGTTATAGGCGACCCGACAAAAGCCTCAAAAGCGAAAGGCGAAAAAGCTTGGCAATTAGCCATAGAAAGGCTAGCGGAACTTTTAAAAGAGTTGGATAGCATGTAAGCACAAACAACCACGGTGTGGTTTTATGAGCAATTTAGAGGAAGGCCTAAGATGGCTAGCCGACTTCAAGATACCCCAACTTTTATCCCAAAGGACCAGCATACAAATATTATACGGAGGAAATAGCCCGAAGATGCTTAAATTACGCAGAGTCAATATTGAAAGAAGTGAAGAAGTTTTTGAGAAAATAAAGGCCTATGTAAAGGCGGTTGTCAGCCATCTTAATCCACAGCTAGTCATCCTTTTCGGTTCCTTTGCAACTGGTGACATAAATGAGGGCTCAGATGTTGATATACTCGTTGTTGCTGATTTCAAAGAAGATTTCCCCGAAAGAATAGGAACGCTGATGAAATTGAATACTTTTTGGCATACCAGTCGAGCCTTTGGGCTACACGCCCGAGGAGTTTGAAGATATGAAAAGGCGGAAAACCCCATTCATCATAGAAGTTTTAGAGAAGGGCAAAATCCTTTACAAGGCATAAGCGTCAGCAGTATCAAACTTAATATATTTGGCATTGTTCCTATCACCGTGAGGGTCAATTTTGCTCTACTCTGAAATTGCCGACGCCTACGAAAAAATTGAAGCTACAACTAAAAGACTTGAAATGACAGATCTGCTAGTAGACCTGTTAAAAAAGACGCCTAAAGAAATAATCGACAAAGTTGTTTATTTAACACAGGGCAAAATTTACCCAGACTTTGTTAAGCTCGAAATTGGAGTGGCTGAAAGACTCGCCATAAAAGCCCTTGCCCATGCATCTGGACGACGCGAAAGCGAAATCGAGGAGGACATAAAGAAGAGTGGGGATATCGGCGAGACAGCCCAGAAGTTCATAGCTCAAAAAAGGCAGCTAACCTTCTTCCAGAAGCCATTAACTGTTCAAAGGGTTTACGAAACCTTCGACAAGATGGCACATGCTTCAGGGTCTGGGGCTGTCGACACTAAGATTACACTTTTGGCCGGGCTTTTGGCCGATGCTACACCAAAAGAGGCTAAATACATTATGCGGACGGTTACTGGAAACCTCCGCTTGGGCATTGCAGAC
This sequence is a window from Candidatus Bathyarchaeia archaeon. Protein-coding genes within it:
- a CDS encoding nucleotidyltransferase domain-containing protein, coding for MSNLEEGLRWLADFKIPQLLSQRTSIQILYGGNSPKMLKLRRVNIERSEEVFEKIKAYVKAVVSHLNPQLVILFGSFATGDINEGSDVDILVVADFKEDFPERIGTLMKLNTFWHTSRAFGLHARGV
- a CDS encoding creatininase family protein, with amino-acid sequence MKSFRRSVKILKMRSYYLGELTWVDVEEFLKVHKTVVVPVGSCEQHGPHLPLDTDAYDAFWLSLKAAEKAECTLVAPPIYYGVSLHHMDFPGTITLNPQTLEQIAYEIGMCLTKHGFTKILFENGHGGNTPALEAAAQRIKAETTAFVAIDTVSLIPDFIDQFIETPYDAHAGEFETSTTLANRENAVVKERITKPRLTLPKSKYTKIGLKEAGPKVSWAFRTREISSTGVIGDPTKASKAKGEKAWQLAIERLAELLKELDSM